The following is a genomic window from Bacteroidia bacterium.
GCCAGTGCGTCGCGTATTTCCGCGATGCTGTTGACGACGTGTGTATTCGGCTCACTCCCCGGTTGCAGCCAGAGAAGCACACATCCATCGTTCGCAGGGTGCGGGAGGAGGTCAGGTTGAATGCGTCCAAGCGATGAGAACTGATGGGTCGCATCCCGGAAGCGGATGACGACAGCCGTCGTTTCATCGTCCGGGACGCGAAAGAATGCGACCATACCCGGTACGGATCCGTCGCTTCTGCGAATGCCGGTGACGAGCATGTACTCGCCGGGCTGTACGTCAAGCAATGCCGGGAGCGTCCGCACTTTTTCGTTGTTTTCGTAGTCCAGCGCTTTATAGCGACCGTCCTCGAAACGTGCGAGGGTGTACTGCAAGGAGTACCTCGGGGCCTCAGCGGTGGCGGTATCGGATGGAAGTAGCCGCAGACGCGCAGATGCGGGAACAGGTGTTGCGACGGCATCGAAGTTCACATCCCGCCAGGTATCCTTTTCCAGATACTGCGGTACACTTCGTATCGCATCGATTCGTGCGGGTATGCCTGCTGTGCGGCAGAGGGCCACGAAAAGCATATTGCGGGAAGGTGCATCGGTTATCCTGCCGCGCATCGAGCCCCCGGGAGTGATAGCCACCCCGGCCCAGTTTTCCGCGTTGGCAAGGCGTATGCTGTCGCGTATCCAGCGCTCTATGGTGGCGGCACTTATGCGTCCGAAGCTCGCGCCCACCGACGCCAGGGCATCGGCGGCTTCGCCGCGCCAGGCGCGGAGTTCCTCGTGACGGATGCGCGGATTGAGCACATACCGTACATAGATTTCGTCGCAGTCCCGGGCTCCCTCCCGCGCCGGTGCCGCGTGCCGCAGATGGTGGAGCAGTGTCGTCGCGTTTGCGTCGCGGAGATCTTTTTCCGAGATCGCGGTAAGGAGGGGAAAAGCGAGCGCGAAGTCTTCGGTCTTCGCTGTGCGCAGAAATGCGAGAATCTCCCGCCAGTTGCCGGCACTGCGTTTCAGTACATCCCAGGTGCTGTCCGGAGCGAGCCCGGAAGTGCGGGCAACATCTGCAACCCGGACGGAGTCAATGAATGTCCGAATGTAGGCACCGCGAATGCTGTCGTTCGCGCGTAGCCGCAGAGCACAAATCTCGTCGTCGCCGCCTGTCCGCTCCGGAGACTGCGTGGGCGGCGGTGGGAGGTATTCGAACTCCATGTGGCCGACCTGATGAACACTTTTCGGAGTAAGCCGCACCGTGTCGTTGCTTTGAGCGGTACAGTAGGCCCAGGCGAAATTCTCCCCGTGTCTGGCCCAGACGAGCACATCGCCGTAACCTGTCAGAAAGGAGCATCGACCGCTGCTGTCTGTGCTCACAGCGGCGAGCGGATAGAACTCGGCATAATTGAAGACGCGGAAATCCACGGTGCAATCCTGCAGAGGCTTCCCCTGCGCATCAGTGATCTTCACCGGGATGCGTCGCGTGGGCGCATACCAGGGGAGGGTGTTAATGCGGGTGCTGTACGGGCCGGCGAAAATCACTTCCTCGCGATCCGTATAACGACCATGCACGGTCGTCGCCGTGAGCATGGCACGCCGCGCGGGTCCGGTGAACCAGGCCTGATCCAGATCGGGAGCGGGTTCGCAAGCACCGAGGAAATGCCACTCGCCGTCCACCCAGGCCTCGACCCACGCGTGATTGTCGTCGCTGTGTGCCCAGCGCGGCGTGTAGCACTGTCGCGCGGGAATCCCCAACGCGCGCAGGGCTGCCGTGGTCAGCACCGATTCCTCGCCGCAGCGTCCGTGGCCGGTGCGCATGCTGGCCAGCGGCGAGGAGGTTCGCGCATCGCTTGGTTGATAGGTGACGTATTCGTGGCACCAGTGATTGATCTCGAGAACGGCTTCACGCATGCCCATAGATTGAATGCGCGGGAACAATTCTCTTTGCATCACGCTGCGTGCGCTGTCCAGCACTTCATTGCCGGTGCGGGGCGGCAGGACGAAATGGAGAAACAGATCCGGCGGCACCTGTTTGCCCCAGGGCATGCTTTCCCTCGCGAGCAGCGCTTCACGCACAGAGCGGATATGATACGCCGGCTCCTGATCGAGTACATCGGCGAGCGTCATGTTCGCGAGCAGGAAAAGCAGGGCGTCTTTTTCTTCCTGAATCCGCAGATGATCGAGCTGGGTGACCAGTTCTGCGTAGCCGGCACCAAGGATGGCCTGACGTTTCGCTACCTGCTGTACGAGCATGCTGCGAGAAGCCTCGTCAGGAAAGAACGATTGCGCGAAAATGATGTCGGAAATGACAATGAGCTGCAGAGCAGCGATCGCGAGTAGTGTCCGTTTCATACTATCCCTTTATCCAGATCGGTCCAGGCCAATGCGGCGGCGCCAAGCACGGCCGCGTTGCTGTCCATGAGTTTCGACAGCAGCAGACGCACGCTGCCCTTAAGCACGGGGAGGAGGTTCATTTCCATTTCGCGCTGCGCGGGATCGAGGATCAGGCGGCCCGATTGCGCGAGGCCGCCGAAAAGGATAAATGCCTCGGGGCTGCTTATGACCGCGACATTGGCGAGTGTCCGGCCCAGCAGCACGCCGGTCCGCTCGAACGCCTCGCGCGCGAGCGCATCGCCCTGTGCCGCCGCCTCGGCGACATCCCTCGAGCTCATGTCGCGAAGAGGAATGGAAGCGAGATCACTGCGCCAGCCTTGCTCCGCCAGCAGCTCGCCTACTGTGCGAACGATGCCCGGAGCGGAAACGTAGGTTTCCAGACAGCCGCGGCGTCCGCACCCGCATCGGCGCCCGTCCTGTATCACGATCATGTGACCGAGTTCTCCCGCGAAACCGGTGGAGCCGTACAGCAGCTCCCCGCCGGTGACAAATCCGCTACCGAGCCCGGTTCCCAGCGTCACCAACACGAAATCCCGCATGTGCCTGGCCGCGCCGTACATCATCTCGCCGATCGCCGCGGCATTGGCGTCGTTGGTCAGCGACACCGGAAGCCGCGAGGCAGCGCCAAGCAGATCCGCGAAGGGAAT
Proteins encoded in this region:
- a CDS encoding transglutaminase domain-containing protein, with the translated sequence MKRTLLAIAALQLIVISDIIFAQSFFPDEASRSMLVQQVAKRQAILGAGYAELVTQLDHLRIQEEKDALLFLLANMTLADVLDQEPAYHIRSVREALLARESMPWGKQVPPDLFLHFVLPPRTGNEVLDSARSVMQRELFPRIQSMGMREAVLEINHWCHEYVTYQPSDARTSSPLASMRTGHGRCGEESVLTTAALRALGIPARQCYTPRWAHSDDNHAWVEAWVDGEWHFLGACEPAPDLDQAWFTGPARRAMLTATTVHGRYTDREEVIFAGPYSTRINTLPWYAPTRRIPVKITDAQGKPLQDCTVDFRVFNYAEFYPLAAVSTDSSGRCSFLTGYGDVLVWARHGENFAWAYCTAQSNDTVRLTPKSVHQVGHMEFEYLPPPPTQSPERTGGDDEICALRLRANDSIRGAYIRTFIDSVRVADVARTSGLAPDSTWDVLKRSAGNWREILAFLRTAKTEDFALAFPLLTAISEKDLRDANATTLLHHLRHAAPAREGARDCDEIYVRYVLNPRIRHEELRAWRGEAADALASVGASFGRISAATIERWIRDSIRLANAENWAGVAITPGGSMRGRITDAPSRNMLFVALCRTAGIPARIDAIRSVPQYLEKDTWRDVNFDAVATPVPASARLRLLPSDTATAEAPRYSLQYTLARFEDGRYKALDYENNEKVRTLPALLDVQPGEYMLVTGIRRSDGSVPGMVAFFRVPDDETTAVVIRFRDATHQFSSLGRIQPDLLPHPANDGCVLLWLQPGSEPNTHVVNSIAEIRDALAAASVPFLFTGTNGQLNTSVREIYASRLPAGNRFFSDENMHVLRPLLDAVGQHGRIDFPVVAFVAGNGNVHFFENGYSIGIGARLLSALSALRKKE
- a CDS encoding ROK family protein; protein product: MDVVAGVDIGGTNTEVGLVTREGEILAERRIDTTAYPDVDIFCDAIAANVAALSDQLDDCQLRGIGVGAPNGNYYSGTIEEAPNLVWKGIIPFADLLGAASRLPVSLTNDANAAAIGEMMYGAARHMRDFVLVTLGTGLGSGFVTGGELLYGSTGFAGELGHMIVIQDGRRCGCGRRGCLETYVSAPGIVRTVGELLAEQGWRSDLASIPLRDMSSRDVAEAAAQGDALAREAFERTGVLLGRTLANVAVISSPEAFILFGGLAQSGRLILDPAQREMEMNLLPVLKGSVRLLLSKLMDSNAAVLGAAALAWTDLDKGIV